Proteins encoded by one window of Dioscorea cayenensis subsp. rotundata cultivar TDr96_F1 chromosome 6, TDr96_F1_v2_PseudoChromosome.rev07_lg8_w22 25.fasta, whole genome shotgun sequence:
- the LOC120262797 gene encoding uncharacterized acetyltransferase At3g50280-like, whose amino-acid sequence MVTVISKCTVKAEPPPMLLANKKCHLTPWDLAMLSPQYIQKGHLFTNLPPTLSIDDIISNLKTSLSSTLHHFYPLAGRLATQHEVDNDGNITGTFVFIDCNNEGAEFVQADAQSISVEDVLAPFSDVPAFVQSFFPYDGATNHDGHSIPLVALQLTVLADGVFLGCSFNHVVGDGTSFWHFFTTWAEICRSKNINVIPSRPPVHDRCFLDGAKPPLKLPFTHESQFIERYSPPPLRQKMFHFSSETISKLKAKANKERGSTNKISSFQSLSALMWRCITRARRFPAEQVTSCRVAIQNRARLQPSQSPNYFGNSIYSLRITATAGELLENDFGWAAWVIHEGVLSHTNDVIRGMVKKWVEAPVVYRLSMFDDFSVVMGSSPRFDMYGCDFGWGKAVALRSGSANKSDGKVSSYPGWEGGGSVDLEVCLPPKSMAALEADPEFLAAVSPFVSLKMISIIVSAAFPFQTS is encoded by the coding sequence ATGGTTACCGTCATTTCCAAATGCACGGTGAAAGCCGAACCACCACCAATGCTCCTTGCTAACAAGAAATGCCATTTGACTCCATGGGATCTGGCAATGCTCTCTCCGCAGTATATCCAGAAAGGCCACCTGTTCACCAATCTTCCTCCCACCTTGTCCATCGATGACATCATCAGCAATCTCAAAACCTCACTCTCCTCCACCCTTCACCACTTCTACCCTCTCGCAGGCCGTCTTGCTACCCAACATGAAGTTGACAATGATGGTAACATCACCGGTACCTTTGTGTTCATCGACTGCAACAATGAAGGAGCAGAGTTTGTTCAAGCTGATGCTCAATCAATATCAGTGGAGGATGTTCTTGCACCTTTCTCTGACGTCCCTGCTTTTGTCCAATccttctttccttatgatggtGCTACTAATCACGACGGTCACTCTATTCCTCTTGTCGCACTGCAGCTAACAGTGTTGGCGGATGGTGTTTTTCTCGGTTGCTCTTTTAATCATGTGGTTGGAGATGGCACTTCATTCTGGCATTTCTTCACCACATGGGCAGAGATATGCCGCTCCAAAAACATCAATGTTATTCCCTCTAGACCTCCAGTTCATGACCGTTGCTTTTTGGACGGAGCTAAACCTCCACTGAAACTACCTTTCACTCATGAGTCTCAGTTCATTGAAAGGTACTCCCCTCCACCTCTCCGACAAAAGATGTTTCACTTCTCCTCAGAAACCATATCAAAACTGAAAGCAAAAGCCAATAAAGAGCGTGGGTCGACAAACAAGATATCATCATTCCAGTCGCTCAGTGCGCTGATGTGGCGGTGTATCACCCGCGCCCGGCGATTCCCGGCCGAGCAAGTGACGAGCTGCCGGGTGGCTATTCAGAACAGGGCTAGATTACAACCTTCTCAATCTCCCAACTATTTCGGTAACTCCATTTACTCACTCCGCATAACAGCGACAGCAGGAGAGCTACTTGAGAATGATTTTGGGTGGGCGGCGTGGGTGATTCATGAAGGAGTTTTGTCACATACCAATGATGTCATACGTGGGATGGTGAAAAAATGGGTTGAAGCACCCGTGGTTTACAGGTTGAGCATGTTTGATGATTTTAGTGTGGTGATGGGGAGTTCACCCAGGTTTGATATGTATGGGTGTGATTTTGGATGGGGAAAGGCCGTGGCGTTACGGAGTGGGAGTGCGAATAAGAGCGATGGAAAGGTGTCATCGTACCCAGGGTGGGAAGGAGGTGGTAGTGTTGACTTGGAAGTTTGCCTCCCGCCAAAGTCGATGGCTGCTCTTGAGGCTGACCCGGAGTTTTTGGCCGCTGTTTCACCGTTTGTTTCCCT